A window of Apium graveolens cultivar Ventura chromosome 8, ASM990537v1, whole genome shotgun sequence contains these coding sequences:
- the LOC141678367 gene encoding vacuolar protein sorting-associated protein 2 homolog 2-like: protein MFHYTSLLLLYLEKAATKILARQLVRLRQQITNLQGSHAQIRGVATHTQALYANTSISTGMKGATKAMVAMNELGKHAKVVREFQKQSAQMDMMIEMMSESIDETLDKDGAEEET from the exons ATGTTCCATTACACTTCTTTACTACTCTTATATCTAGAGAAGGCTGCCACCAAGATCTTAGCTCGTCAGCTTGTCCGACTGAGGCAGCAAATAACAAATCTTCAGGGGAGTCATGCACAGATCAGAGGCGTGGCTACACATACACAG GCTTTGTATGCCAACACTTCAATTTCAACAGGAATGAAAGGTGCAACTAAAGCAATGGTAGCCATGAACGAG CTTGGAAAACATGCTAAAGTTGTTAGGGAGTTCCAGAAACAATCAGCTCAGATGGACATGATG ATTGAAATGATGTCGGAGTCCATTGATGAAACTCTTGACAAGGACGGGGCAGAAGAGGAAACATAG